The following proteins are encoded in a genomic region of Reichenbachiella sp.:
- the deoC gene encoding deoxyribose-phosphate aldolase → MIASPNTYIEHTNLKVDLIDRDIDQLIAEAKLYDFKGLCIPPFWVKKASRELAQSNVQLVTVVGFPFGYQRTETKIKEIELAIQDGVDELDLVMNISAFKSGMNWPKIEMAKAAQLAHENNKLLKVIVETALLSVEELVIVCKTVSDAGVDFIKTSTGYASRGASIQDIEIMKENISPNVGIKASGGIQSLEQLKRLIEAGAERIGTSSGVAIMKEYRDE, encoded by the coding sequence GTGATTGCGTCCCCCAATACTTACATAGAGCATACAAATCTTAAGGTAGATCTTATTGATCGTGATATTGATCAATTGATTGCAGAGGCGAAATTGTATGATTTCAAAGGCTTGTGTATACCTCCTTTTTGGGTAAAGAAGGCCAGTCGGGAATTAGCTCAGAGCAATGTGCAATTGGTTACGGTTGTGGGTTTTCCCTTTGGCTACCAGCGTACAGAAACCAAAATCAAAGAAATCGAACTTGCCATTCAGGATGGTGTAGATGAGTTGGATTTAGTGATGAATATTTCAGCCTTTAAGTCAGGAATGAATTGGCCGAAGATTGAAATGGCTAAAGCAGCACAGCTTGCTCATGAAAACAATAAACTGTTGAAGGTAATTGTTGAGACAGCATTGCTATCAGTAGAGGAATTGGTTATCGTTTGTAAAACTGTATCAGATGCTGGGGTGGATTTTATTAAGACATCAACTGGCTATGCGTCACGAGGAGCAAGTATTCAGGATATAGAAATCATGAAGGAAAATATTTCTCCCAATGTAGGAATCAAGGCTTCTGGAGGAATCCAGTCATTGGAGCAATTGAAGCGACTAATAGAAGCTGGTGCAGAACGCATTGGTACTTCGTCAGGTGTTGCTATAATGAAAGAATATAGGGATGAGTAG